The Gemmatimonas sp. UBA7669 genome includes a window with the following:
- a CDS encoding RNA polymerase sigma factor: protein MHAHRYDDSSPAATAPMTDAELLDRLRSGDPAAERHFYDRHVDRVYRLILRMSGRPELAQEWTQDTFLRAFSRLDQFRGDAALSSWLHAIAVSITLNGLRTHKRREAFAAPLDDATHVASRSPEHGDPDLKSRLKTAIAALPEGTRRVFVMHDVEGFTHEEISEALGCAIGTSKSQLFRAREKLRNALAAFAPQSHASA from the coding sequence ATGCATGCGCATCGATACGACGACAGTTCACCGGCCGCGACGGCGCCGATGACCGACGCGGAACTGCTGGACCGTTTACGGTCCGGCGATCCCGCGGCGGAGCGGCACTTCTACGACCGGCATGTGGACCGGGTGTACCGGCTCATTCTCCGGATGAGCGGTCGGCCCGAGCTGGCCCAGGAATGGACGCAGGACACGTTTCTGCGGGCCTTCAGTCGCCTCGATCAGTTCCGCGGTGATGCGGCGCTGTCGAGCTGGCTCCACGCCATCGCCGTATCGATCACGCTGAACGGGTTGCGCACCCACAAACGCCGCGAAGCGTTTGCCGCGCCGCTCGACGACGCCACACACGTGGCGTCGCGGTCCCCGGAGCACGGCGATCCCGATCTCAAGTCGCGACTGAAGACCGCGATTGCCGCGCTACCCGAGGGCACCCGGCGGGTGTTCGTGATGCATGATGTCGAAGGATTCACGCACGAGGAGATCAGTGAGGCGCTGGGCTGTGCCATTGGCACCAGCAAGTCACAGCTCTTCCGTGCCCGCGAGAAGTTGCGCAACGCGCTGGCTGCGTTCGCCCCACAGTCCCACGCGTCGGCATAG
- a CDS encoding MerC domain-containing protein codes for MQCATAAQPAELSAEYTPVGPASWLDRAGILTSALCAVHCLSSALAMGLLTAMGAAGLVAPIVEQVFLGLAVLFGLGSLLPATRTHRSPSPLLWFSAGLVALLGLRPLTGGGLEEALVVAVGATAVIRAHWRNTRLLARRA; via the coding sequence ATGCAATGCGCCACGGCAGCCCAGCCGGCGGAACTCTCCGCCGAATACACCCCGGTCGGGCCAGCGTCCTGGCTTGATCGCGCGGGCATCCTGACCAGCGCCCTCTGTGCCGTGCACTGCCTGTCCTCGGCACTGGCCATGGGCCTGCTTACCGCTATGGGGGCCGCCGGTCTGGTCGCCCCGATTGTCGAGCAGGTCTTTCTGGGTCTTGCTGTCCTGTTTGGGCTGGGCAGCCTTCTGCCGGCCACTCGCACGCATCGGTCTCCCTCCCCCCTGCTGTGGTTCAGCGCCGGGCTAGTCGCCCTGCTTGGCCTGCGACCCCTCACCGGCGGCGGACTTGAGGAAGCACTTGTGGTGGCGGTCGGGGCAACGGCCGTCATCCGCGCCCACTGGCGCAACACCCGCCTGCTCGCCCGGCGCGCCTGA
- a CDS encoding type B 50S ribosomal protein L31 codes for MAKEGIHPPYHPVVFKDASTGALVLTRSTMTSDTKIKLEDGNEYPLILLEITADSHPFYTGTQRLIDTQGRVDKFKKRYGR; via the coding sequence ATGGCCAAAGAAGGCATTCATCCGCCGTACCACCCGGTCGTCTTCAAGGACGCGTCCACGGGTGCGCTCGTTCTGACGCGCTCGACGATGACGAGCGACACGAAGATCAAGCTGGAAGACGGCAACGAATACCCGCTCATCCTGCTCGAAATCACGGCTGATTCGCACCCGTTCTACACGGGCACGCAGCGCCTGATCGACACGCAGGGTCGCGTCGACAAGTTCAAGAAGCGCTACGGCCGCTGA
- a CDS encoding CopD family protein, with translation MNDALLVWVRALLYLGALVAIGRGLLGVMRGTQHAASSSSGDGNDDATNSRSDRQARIVAVVAAMVLLLVPFLLARQQLLALEMPWSELAMLVRETGWGRGFVVLTVTAWVTAIALCLPLSRTVAYGLLMSASALAVAMGGLGHAAADAQWPIAARVLDAMHVWTVGAWMGGLLFTWLATRAGAAHGEHSGQVDARWQRFSGVATIVAPLAVMSGMLSGARLLNGQAPRVILGSEYGQMLLVKSGLVLVMLVIGARQRSRIAGGELPARRSVAVELGLAAWVLLVTATLTGTEPPGE, from the coding sequence ATGAACGACGCGCTGCTGGTGTGGGTCCGCGCCCTGCTGTATCTGGGTGCCCTGGTGGCCATCGGTCGTGGGCTCCTCGGCGTCATGCGTGGGACGCAGCATGCGGCGTCGTCCAGTTCGGGGGATGGCAACGACGACGCGACGAACTCCAGGTCTGATCGTCAGGCGCGCATTGTGGCCGTGGTGGCAGCCATGGTGTTGCTGCTCGTGCCATTTCTGCTCGCCCGCCAGCAACTGCTCGCGCTCGAGATGCCGTGGAGCGAGCTGGCCATGCTCGTGCGCGAAACCGGATGGGGGCGCGGCTTTGTCGTATTGACGGTGACCGCATGGGTCACGGCCATCGCGCTCTGTCTGCCCCTGTCGCGCACGGTGGCCTATGGGCTCCTGATGTCCGCGTCGGCGCTTGCCGTAGCCATGGGTGGGCTCGGCCATGCGGCGGCCGATGCCCAGTGGCCCATCGCGGCGCGTGTCCTCGACGCCATGCACGTCTGGACCGTGGGCGCGTGGATGGGTGGGCTGCTGTTCACCTGGCTGGCGACGCGTGCGGGGGCCGCGCACGGCGAGCACAGCGGGCAGGTGGACGCGCGCTGGCAGCGTTTCAGCGGAGTGGCCACCATCGTGGCCCCTCTCGCGGTGATGAGCGGCATGCTGAGTGGGGCGCGCCTGCTGAACGGTCAGGCGCCCCGTGTCATTCTGGGCAGCGAGTACGGCCAGATGCTGCTGGTGAAGTCGGGGCTCGTGCTGGTGATGCTGGTCATTGGAGCACGACAGCGCTCGCGCATTGCCGGCGGGGAACTGCCCGCGCGGCGCAGTGTGGCGGTGGAGCTGGGGCTCGCGGCCTGGGTGCTGCTGGTGACGGCGACGCTGACGGGGACGGAGCCGCCGGGGGAGTGA
- a CDS encoding copper resistance CopC family protein, which produces MHMSLRVSLLSIALVGGVSTFASAARVPHLKLKASFPAKDSTLTSSPDAVRLWLTEPADLPATRIAVTDAKGASVPVAKLTRGANASDPVEGRFTAPLTNGRYTVTWKAMSKDGHVVNGTFGFTVRLSGS; this is translated from the coding sequence ATGCATATGTCCCTGCGGGTTTCGCTGCTGTCCATCGCGTTGGTCGGCGGGGTCTCAACGTTTGCGAGCGCCGCGCGCGTCCCGCACCTCAAACTCAAGGCTTCTTTTCCCGCCAAGGACAGCACGCTGACCTCGTCGCCCGACGCCGTGCGCCTCTGGTTGACCGAACCGGCCGATCTGCCGGCCACGCGCATTGCGGTCACGGATGCCAAGGGCGCGTCGGTGCCGGTCGCCAAGCTCACGCGCGGCGCAAACGCCAGTGACCCGGTGGAAGGGCGCTTCACCGCGCCACTCACCAACGGCCGCTATACGGTGACGTGGAAGGCCATGTCGAAAGACGGCCACGTGGTGAACGGGACCTTCGGCTTCACCGTCCGGCTCAGCGGGTCCTGA